A stretch of Acidobacteriota bacterium DNA encodes these proteins:
- a CDS encoding 2-oxoacid:acceptor oxidoreductase subunit alpha has translation MSTVSPLDKSTRNVIEVESVTIRFAGDSGDGMQLTGTQFTNTAAIIGNDISTLPDYPAEIRAPAGSLPGVSGFQLNFSSHDIRTPGDEPNVLVAMNPAALKVNLADLEEGGILIVNTNEFNKANLEKAHYTTNPLEDGSLAGYRLIQIPLTDLTLNALSELTMLRKYKERCKNFFALGLVFCLYDRPLEPTLEWINANFGNKPEIAEANRLALKAGLDYADTIELFSTHYRVKKASLKPGKYRKITGNEATALGFVTAAQIAGQPLFYGSYPITPASDILHELSKLKHFNVKTFQAEDEIAAIGATIGAAFAGNIGLTGSSGPGIALKGEAIGLAVMTELPVVIVNVQRGGPSTGLPTKTEQADLFQAIFGRNSECPAVVLAPASPGDCFHMAIESVRLAIEFMTPVFFLSDGYIANGAEPWKVPALSELPTIKFEYTTNPEGFMPYTRDPNTLSRPWAIPGTPGLEHRIGGLEKQHLTGNVSYDPDNHDFMVRLRAEKIANIANFIPEVEVFGEPEGDLLVVGWGGTYGAITTAVETLQHEGHRVSSIHLQYLNPFPRNLEDVLRRFQRVAVAELNLGQLCHILRGRFLIDAVSINKVAGQPFKVSELVRRFRELL, from the coding sequence ATGTCCACCGTTTCCCCTCTCGATAAATCAACTCGCAATGTCATCGAAGTTGAATCCGTAACCATCCGCTTTGCTGGTGATTCCGGTGACGGCATGCAGCTCACAGGAACCCAATTTACCAACACCGCCGCCATCATCGGCAACGACATCAGTACGCTGCCAGATTATCCGGCGGAAATCCGCGCCCCAGCCGGGAGCCTCCCTGGGGTTTCAGGCTTCCAACTTAACTTTTCCAGCCACGATATCCGCACCCCCGGCGACGAGCCCAACGTCCTGGTCGCGATGAATCCGGCTGCCCTCAAGGTCAATCTTGCCGATTTGGAAGAGGGCGGCATTCTGATTGTCAACACCAACGAGTTTAACAAGGCAAATCTCGAAAAAGCCCACTACACCACCAACCCATTAGAAGATGGATCGCTGGCCGGGTATCGGTTAATTCAAATCCCGTTAACCGATTTAACCCTCAATGCGCTTTCTGAGCTGACCATGCTTCGGAAGTATAAAGAGCGGTGCAAAAACTTCTTTGCGCTCGGTCTGGTGTTTTGTCTGTATGATCGTCCACTTGAACCGACCCTGGAATGGATCAACGCCAACTTTGGCAACAAACCCGAAATTGCCGAAGCCAACCGGCTGGCGCTCAAAGCCGGGCTCGATTACGCCGACACCATCGAATTGTTTTCGACCCACTATCGAGTCAAAAAAGCGAGTTTAAAGCCTGGAAAATACCGCAAAATCACCGGCAACGAAGCCACCGCCCTTGGCTTTGTGACGGCGGCACAAATTGCAGGTCAACCGCTTTTTTACGGCAGTTACCCGATCACACCAGCCTCGGATATTCTCCACGAACTGTCCAAGCTCAAACACTTCAATGTCAAAACCTTCCAGGCTGAAGACGAAATTGCGGCCATCGGTGCCACGATTGGGGCAGCCTTTGCCGGCAATATTGGGCTGACCGGTTCGAGCGGCCCAGGCATTGCCCTTAAAGGTGAAGCTATCGGACTGGCAGTGATGACTGAACTTCCGGTGGTCATTGTCAATGTCCAGCGTGGTGGCCCCTCAACCGGGTTGCCAACCAAGACTGAGCAGGCAGATTTATTCCAGGCGATCTTTGGCCGCAATAGCGAATGCCCAGCAGTCGTCCTGGCTCCGGCTTCGCCCGGCGATTGTTTTCATATGGCGATTGAATCGGTTCGACTGGCCATCGAGTTTATGACCCCGGTATTTTTTCTCTCTGATGGGTATATTGCCAATGGGGCCGAACCCTGGAAAGTCCCGGCACTTTCAGAATTGCCGACCATCAAATTTGAGTACACAACCAATCCTGAAGGATTTATGCCCTACACACGTGACCCCAACACGCTCTCACGTCCCTGGGCAATTCCGGGAACACCTGGTTTGGAACATCGAATCGGCGGCCTGGAAAAACAACACCTGACGGGGAATGTCAGCTATGACCCGGATAACCACGATTTTATGGTTCGCCTGCGAGCCGAAAAGATTGCCAACATCGCCAATTTTATCCCTGAAGTCGAGGTTTTTGGCGAACCTGAAGGCGACCTGCTTGTGGTTGGGTGGGGCGGGACCTATGGGGCCATCACGACGGCGGTGGAAACACTGCAACACGAAGGCCATCGGGTTTCCAGTATTCATCTCCAGTACTTAAACCCATTTCCGCGAAATTTGGAGGACGTCCTGAGACGCTTTCAACGGGTTGCGGTGGCTGAACTCAATCTCGGTCAATTGTGCCATATCCTTCGGGGCCGGTTCCTGATTGATGCCGTCAGCATCAACAAAGTCGCAGGTCAACCATTTAAGGTTTCCGAACTTGTCAGACGGTTTCGCGAATTGCTTTGA